One genomic segment of Thermostichus vulcanus str. 'Rupite' includes these proteins:
- the pdhA gene encoding pyruvate dehydrogenase (acetyl-transferring) E1 component subunit alpha: MVQELTPPLSTARISAEEARMLYQDMTLGRLFEDKCAEMYYKGKMFGFVHLYNGQEAVSTGVIKALKPSDYVCSTYRDHVHALSTGIPARAVMAELFGKATGCSKGRGGSMHLFSSEHNFLGGYAFVAEGIPVATGAAFSAKYRGTDQVTACFFGDGACNNGQFYECLNMAALWKLPILYVVENNFWAIGMAHERATSDTDIYRKGPAFGMPGYRVDGMDVLAVREAAQQAIERARAGEGPTLLECITYRFRGHSLADPDELRSPEEKEFWRQRDPIKQLERYALEHNLMSEAEFQAIQAETTALIEDAVTFALESPEPTLDELYRFVFAEDE; this comes from the coding sequence ATGGTTCAGGAACTTACGCCCCCCTTGTCTACGGCTCGCATTTCTGCCGAAGAGGCCCGTATGCTCTATCAGGATATGACGCTAGGCCGTTTGTTCGAAGACAAATGCGCCGAGATGTACTACAAGGGCAAGATGTTTGGCTTTGTGCATCTCTACAACGGTCAGGAGGCGGTTTCCACTGGGGTGATCAAAGCTCTGAAACCCAGCGACTACGTCTGCAGTACCTATCGGGATCACGTCCATGCCCTTAGCACTGGGATCCCGGCTCGGGCGGTGATGGCAGAACTCTTTGGCAAGGCCACGGGGTGCAGCAAGGGGCGAGGAGGCTCGATGCACCTGTTCTCCTCAGAACACAACTTCCTGGGGGGCTATGCTTTTGTGGCGGAAGGGATCCCGGTGGCCACAGGGGCAGCCTTTTCCGCCAAGTACCGGGGTACCGACCAAGTCACCGCCTGCTTCTTTGGGGATGGAGCCTGTAACAACGGCCAGTTTTACGAATGCTTAAATATGGCCGCCCTCTGGAAATTACCGATTCTGTACGTGGTGGAAAATAACTTCTGGGCCATCGGTATGGCTCACGAACGCGCCACCTCCGATACCGATATCTATCGCAAAGGCCCGGCCTTCGGCATGCCTGGTTATCGAGTGGATGGGATGGATGTGCTGGCGGTACGAGAAGCGGCCCAACAGGCGATTGAGCGGGCCCGCGCGGGAGAAGGCCCCACCCTGCTAGAGTGCATTACCTATCGGTTTCGGGGACACTCTTTGGCGGATCCAGACGAGCTGCGCAGCCCTGAGGAGAAGGAGTTTTGGCGGCAACGGGATCCGATTAAACAACTGGAACGCTATGCCCTAGAGCACAACTTGATGAGCGAAGCCGAGTTTCAAGCCATTCAAGCGGAGACCACGGCGCTGATTGAAGATGCCGTCACCTTTGCCCTGGAAAGCCCAGAGCCTACCTTGGATGAGCTTTATCGCTTTGTTTTTGCAGAGGACGAGTGA